A stretch of DNA from Nocardioides sp. Arc9.136:
CCTCGTTGAGGGCGTCGGTGAGGGTGCTGAGGGCGAAGTCGCGGTCCTTGCCGAACTGCACCGAGTTCTCGATCTCCTCGAGGGAGACGACGCTCGCGCCGAGCCGGTTGATCGCCGCGACGATCTTCGCCTCCTGCCGCTCGAAGTCCTCCGTCTCGGCTGCGCCCCGCGGACCGTTGTTCGTGCAGCTGTTGACCGTGACGGGGTTCTTCGCCCGGTCGACGTAGTAGGTGCAGGTGCCGAGCCCCTTGGACTCGAACTCCTTGCCCGTCGTCGGGAAGTAGTTGAGGACGTTGAACGTCGCGATCCGATTGTCGCCGCCGACGTCCGCCGGCGCCGCGTTCTCGGCGCGGAGGTCCTCGAACTCGGCGACGTCCGTGCCGAGCCCGGTGACCGGCTTCGTCGGCTGCAGCTTGTAGAGACCGTTGCGGTGGTCGACGACGAAGGCGCCCTTCAGCACCGCTTCGGCGCCGACCGTGACCGAGCGCTGCGCATCGAGCCAGGACAGCGGCTCACCGCTGGCGGCACCGCCGAAGTTCTGGGACTTGCCGTCGTCGAGCGTGACCAGGCGCCGCGCGTTGTCCTGCTCGACGGACCTCGGGTCACCGGTCTGGGCGTCCTCGACCTCCGTCGGCTGGATGAGCGGGCGGTCCCCGGTCGCCAGCCCGACCTCGCCGTACTGCCAGGTCGCGTAGCTGTTGGTGACGGTGAAGTCGTCCGTCGGGTCGATCAGCTCGCCCTCGTGCGCCTCGCGCTCCGCGTCGGTGGTGTACCAGGCGACGCTCCGCGGCTGCACCGGCGCAAGCGTCTGGGTGAGCGCGGTGTACGTCGCGCCGCCGATCTGCGTCAGGCTGGCACCGCTGCTGGTGTACTCGCCCGCCTGACCCGTCACCTCCACCGAGTCGCCGATCTGCGGGTACGTCGCGAATCCGGCCGTGCCGGCGTACACGAAGATGCCGTCGGACGCACCGGGGGTCGTGTCGACCGCCGTGCCTCCGGTGCCGGCGGTCTGCAGGTAGAACCCGTTGAGGCCGCCGCTCGGGTAGACCGCGGTGACGACGCCCCGGGTCACGACCTGCTGGCCCGCGAGCGACGTGGCCGTGCCGGTGCCCTGGATCTGCGCGATCGTGCGCGCGGTCGGGGTGGCCGGCGGGGTCGGCTCCTCAGGTTCGGCCGTGCCCCTCCCGGAGGCGGTGGGGCTCGGTGCAGCGACGACCAGGTCTACGGAGTTGTTGTCCGTGTCGGCCCCGGTGGCCGCTCGGTTGGCCGAGCTGGTGCCCGACAGCGCGGTTCCCTGGTTGGCCTCCTCGAACGTGTTGGCGGTGCCGTAGCCCACGGCGTCGACGACGGCCGACGACGCGCCGGTGATGTCACCGGTGGGAAGACCGGAGATCGTGCTGGCCTGGTTGCTCAGGACCACGAGGCCCGAGTTCGCGCCCAGGTTCACGCCGCCGCTGACGTCAGGCGTGGGCAGCGCGGCGCCGCTGTCGCCTCCCGCGGCGCCGACGAGGAAGTGCCCGCCGGCCGGGATGGTCCCGGAGAGGTCGATCTTGTTCTGCAGGTTGCCGCCGGCGCTCCGCGACGGGCTGCCGTAGAAGACGGCCCAGCCGTCCAGGCGCACGTCCGCGGTGGTCGGGTTGTACAGCTCGATGAAGTCGTTGGCGTAGGTCGACGCCGGCAGGGTGCCGCTGACGGCGAAGCCACCTCCGCCGTAGACCTCGCTGATGACGAGGCCGCTGCCGTCGGGAGCGGCGAAGGCGGGGAGCGGAGCGAAGGACAGCCCGGTCGCGGCGACGGCGAGACCGGAGAGCGAGGCGAGGAGCCTGCGCGGGGAACGCCCGGATGAGGGCATGACGGAACCTCCGAGAAGGGGGGGTGGGGGGAGACTGCAGGCGGAACGACCGCGGGGCCTGCCGATCGGCAGGCCCCGCGGGTGGATCACTTCTTGCTGACCCGGAACTTCACGACCTGGGTGTCGGACGTCGTGCTGTCGTTGCCGAGGTACTTGATGCGCACCTTCTTCTGGCCCGGCTTGCCGTAGCCCTTCAGCGTGAACGCGACCTTGCCGTTCTTGCCGAGCTTGATGGTCGTGGCCTTGCCGAAGCGGAAGACCTTGATCGACCCGGTGGCCGGTCGGCCGCCGGCGGTGACGGCGGCCTTGAGCTTCACGGCCCGGCCGACGACGGCCTTGCCCGGCTGGGTCGCCTTGAGCTCGGCGGCGTTCTTGCCGACCGTGGTGGTCAGCACGGCACCCTGCTCGCTGGTGAGCGTGATGACGTCACCGGCCTTGGCCGACGCGGGGACGACGAGCTCGACCTGGGCGGCCCGGTCGGTGACCGGGAAGGTGCCGATGGTCCTGCCGCCGAGGGTGGCGGTCAGCTGGGTGTCCGCCGGGACGCTGCGCGAGGTGAGACCGAGCTTCTCGACGCGGAACGAGACCGTCGTGCCGGGCTTCACGGTCGCGGGGATGGTCGAGAAGACCTGGCGCTGGGTGAAGTCGGGCTCGATCGGCGAGTTCGCGGCGAGGTAGCTGCGCCACAGCTCGGCGTCGAGGAGGCCGGTGTCGGTGTAGGTGCCCTCACCGAAGGCACGGAAGTTGTCACCACCGGTGGCGAGGAACGACAGGGTCGAGACCGTGTAGGTCTTCGCCGGGTCGAGCGGCTTGCCGTCGACGGTGACCGAGGTGATCCGCTGGCCGGCCGGCTTGGAGGGGTCGGCGACGACGCGGACGTTGTCCGACAGCCCCAGCTGCAGGTAAGGCCGCGAGGGCACGGTGCCGTCGGCGTTGGTCTGCCACTGCTGCTCGAGGACCTTGGTCAGCGAGGCGCCGGTCAGCTTGACCAGCGCGACGGTGTTGTTGAACGGCAGCACCGCGTTGGCCTCGGCGAACGTGACCACGCCGTCGGTGTTCGCGGGGTTCTTCGCGGCGTCGCCGGCGAACAGCAGGTCCGCGCGCAGGCCGCCGGGGTTGGTCAGGCCAAGGTCCGGCTCCGCGATGGAGGAGAGGCCGTCGCGCAGGGCGTTGGCGACCAGTCCACCGAGGGTGGACTCCGAGGCGCGGTCGTCGCGCTTGCCGTCGGCGAACGCGGTCGTGATGTCGCCGGTGATCTTCCCGACCGGCTGGTTGCCGATCGCGGCGGCCTCCGCGAGCGCGGCGTCGACGATCGTGGCGACCTCCGCGACCCGCGGGAGGGTGGTGTCCGCGGTGGCGACGCGCGCGACGTTCGTCGCGGTGTACGCCGAGACCTCACCGGTGGCGTCGTCGACGGTCAGGTCGACCCGACCGATGTTCTCGCCGTAGGAGCCGGTCTGCAGGACCGGCCGGGTCTTGCCCGCCACGCCGGGGACGGGGGCGTCCCAGGCGTACTGCTTGTGGGTGTGACCGGTGAAGATGACGTCGACCGTGGCCGAGGTCTTGGTGACGATGTCGGCGAAGACACCGCCGCCCGCGATCTCCTGCTCGAGGGTCGCCTTCTCCGGGGTGCCGGCGCCGGCGCCCTCGTGGTACTCCGCCACCAGGACGTCGGCCTCGCCGTTGTCGGCCTTGCCGTCGGAGAGCTGGGTGGCCACGCGGTTCACCGCGGCGACCGGGTCACCGAAGGTCAGCTGGGAGATCCCGGCCGGGCTCACCAGGGACGGGGTCTCCTCGGTGATCACGCCGATCACGCCGACGGTGACGCCGCCGACCTCGTAGGTGGCGTACTCGTCGAGCGCCGGGGTGGTCGTGCCCTTGGTGTAGACGTTCGCACCGAGGTAGTCGAAGTCGGCGGCGTCCTGCACGCGTCCCTCGAGGTCGGCGAAGCCGCGGTCGAACTCGTGGTTGCCCACGGCGGACCCGGCGAGGTCGAGGGCGTTCAGCACGTCGATCGTCGGCTGGTCCTGCTTGTTCGACGAGGCGAACAGCGAGGCGCCGATGTTGTCGCCGGCCGAGAGGAAGAGCGTGTTCGCGTCCCCCGCGTCGGTCCGGGCCTGCTCGATCGTGGTCGCGAACTTGGTGGTGTTCTCGTCGATGCGACCGTGGAAGTCGTTGATGTTGAGCAGGGTGATGTCGACGTCGGCGGCGTGGGCGGGGGCGGGGATGAGCACGAGGGTCGAGGCGGCGAGCCCGAGACCCAGGGGTGCGACCAGCCGCTTGCGGGATGCAGGCATGTAGCGGAACTCCTGGAAGGGGGAACGGGCCGAGGCCCGAGGACAGCCCCGGATGCGGGCGCCAGCACACGTCATCGCCGTCGACAGACGACGTCCCGAGACGAGCGCGAGCAAGCGGAAACCTTCCGGCACGAGGGGCGGGCGGCCGATGAGGCCGCCGTCACCCTAGTACGGCGCCGCAGGTCCTGGCGTCACCCGGAAGGTGACGATCAGGTGACGAATCAGCGCGCGGCGGTGCGGAGGGTGCGGCGCTGCTTCCAGACGTCGCGGAAGAACTCGTAGCCCGACCAGAGGGTCAGCACGACGGCGACGACCAGCAGGGCCTGGGCGAGGTAGAACACGACCTCGCCGGGGACCTCGAGCGCCTCGGGGAGGTCGGGGTCGCGCAGCGGCAGCACCAGCGCGCCGAGCGCGATGGCCTGCACGGTGGTCTTGAGCTTGCCGAGGTCGGCTGCGGCGATGACGACGCGCTTGGCGACGGAGAGGCGCAGGAGCGTCACGCTCCACTCCCGGGCGAGCACCACGATCGTGACCCACCACCAGATGTCACCGGTGATGGAGAGGCCGATGAACGCCATACCGGTGATCGCCTTGTCGGCGATCGGGTCGGCGATCTTGCCGAAGTCGGTGACGAGGTTGCGGGCGCGGGCGATGTCACCGTCGATCTTGTCGGTGATCATCGCGACGACGAACAGCCCGTAGGCCACGCAGCGCCACAGGATCGAGTCGCCGCCGTCGACGAGCATGGCCCAGCCGAAGAACGGCACCATCACGATCCGCAGCGTGGTCAGCACGTTGGGCAGGTTCAGGTTCGACACCTGGGGCTGGGTCTCGGTCATGCGCGCGCCTCCTGCACGATCGGCTCGGCGTACAGGTCGGCGCCCTCGGCGTCGACGACCACCGCGGTCACGATCTCCCCGACCCGCGCCTCGC
This window harbors:
- a CDS encoding ExeM/NucH family extracellular endonuclease, which codes for MPSSGRSPRRLLASLSGLAVAATGLSFAPLPAFAAPDGSGLVISEVYGGGGFAVSGTLPASTYANDFIELYNPTTADVRLDGWAVFYGSPSRSAGGNLQNKIDLSGTIPAGGHFLVGAAGGDSGAALPTPDVSGGVNLGANSGLVVLSNQASTISGLPTGDITGASSAVVDAVGYGTANTFEEANQGTALSGTSSANRAATGADTDNNSVDLVVAAPSPTASGRGTAEPEEPTPPATPTARTIAQIQGTGTATSLAGQQVVTRGVVTAVYPSGGLNGFYLQTAGTGGTAVDTTPGASDGIFVYAGTAGFATYPQIGDSVEVTGQAGEYTSSGASLTQIGGATYTALTQTLAPVQPRSVAWYTTDAEREAHEGELIDPTDDFTVTNSYATWQYGEVGLATGDRPLIQPTEVEDAQTGDPRSVEQDNARRLVTLDDGKSQNFGGAASGEPLSWLDAQRSVTVGAEAVLKGAFVVDHRNGLYKLQPTKPVTGLGTDVAEFEDLRAENAAPADVGGDNRIATFNVLNYFPTTGKEFESKGLGTCTYYVDRAKNPVTVNSCTNNGPRGAAETEDFERQEAKIVAAINRLGASVVSLEEIENSVQFGKDRDFALSTLTDALNEAAGSEVWEFVPSPPASELPTPAQEDVIRTAFIYQPAKVAPVGTSSVLIDEVNFDNAREPLAQAFKAVGAPDAEAFGVIVNHFKSKGSGADDGTGQGNANPDRIGQARALDAFADDFAEKRSIDAVFLTGDFNSYSEEDPVQLLEENGWTALESTDDPDEESYSFSGLYGSLDHVFANAAARELVTGVDIWTINSNESVGYQYGRFNNNVVDLYSADPFGASDHNPEIVGLDLVADSVPGPVDPGPVTPGPTDPPTPGPTDPTPGPTDPEPTPTDPTPTDPEPTPEPVTPSIKPSVNPGRIVAGKTRAKITVRVAAEGEDANGWVRIETPGKPAKVVRLKNGKASVRLWPFGGAGEKTLTITYNGRGDVAARTITRTITVVAGK
- a CDS encoding bifunctional UDP-sugar hydrolase/5'-nucleotidase; the protein is MPASRKRLVAPLGLGLAASTLVLIPAPAHAADVDITLLNINDFHGRIDENTTKFATTIEQARTDAGDANTLFLSAGDNIGASLFASSNKQDQPTIDVLNALDLAGSAVGNHEFDRGFADLEGRVQDAADFDYLGANVYTKGTTTPALDEYATYEVGGVTVGVIGVITEETPSLVSPAGISQLTFGDPVAAVNRVATQLSDGKADNGEADVLVAEYHEGAGAGTPEKATLEQEIAGGGVFADIVTKTSATVDVIFTGHTHKQYAWDAPVPGVAGKTRPVLQTGSYGENIGRVDLTVDDATGEVSAYTATNVARVATADTTLPRVAEVATIVDAALAEAAAIGNQPVGKITGDITTAFADGKRDDRASESTLGGLVANALRDGLSSIAEPDLGLTNPGGLRADLLFAGDAAKNPANTDGVVTFAEANAVLPFNNTVALVKLTGASLTKVLEQQWQTNADGTVPSRPYLQLGLSDNVRVVADPSKPAGQRITSVTVDGKPLDPAKTYTVSTLSFLATGGDNFRAFGEGTYTDTGLLDAELWRSYLAANSPIEPDFTQRQVFSTIPATVKPGTTVSFRVEKLGLTSRSVPADTQLTATLGGRTIGTFPVTDRAAQVELVVPASAKAGDVITLTSEQGAVLTTTVGKNAAELKATQPGKAVVGRAVKLKAAVTAGGRPATGSIKVFRFGKATTIKLGKNGKVAFTLKGYGKPGQKKVRIKYLGNDSTTSDTQVVKFRVSKK
- the pgsA gene encoding CDP-diacylglycerol--glycerol-3-phosphate 3-phosphatidyltransferase — protein: MTETQPQVSNLNLPNVLTTLRIVMVPFFGWAMLVDGGDSILWRCVAYGLFVVAMITDKIDGDIARARNLVTDFGKIADPIADKAITGMAFIGLSITGDIWWWVTIVVLAREWSVTLLRLSVAKRVVIAAADLGKLKTTVQAIALGALVLPLRDPDLPEALEVPGEVVFYLAQALLVVAVVLTLWSGYEFFRDVWKQRRTLRTAAR